TAATCATTTTTGATAGTAAGGAACAGGGAACAGGGAACAGCAAGAATAGGAGATGAATAATTCCTTTTATCCTGAATTGTTAAGCATCTGATCTCCTGTCTCCTGTCTACTGAATCCTACTATCACTAAATTTTAAAACGATCTGTTAAAATTTCATAACCAGTTTCGGTAACTAAAACCGTATGTTCAAACTGAGCAGATAGGGAATTATCAACCGTTACGGCTGTCCATTTATCCGATAAAATTCGGGTAAATCGAGATCCAGCATTCAGAATCGGTTCAATAGCTAAGGTCATTCCCGCTTTTAATTTAACATTGGGTAAAGAATAGGTACGAGCATTAAAAACCGAGGGTTCTTCGTGTAAATTTCGTCCGACTCCATGACCTGTAAATTCTTCTACAATTTTATAACCATTGGCTTCTGCATAATCTTGAATGGCTCCAGCAATATCGAGTAAATAAGCCCCGGCTTTGACTTTTTCAATCCCTTTATATAAAGTTTCTTCAGCAACTTGAATTAATTTTGCTGCTTCTGGAGAGACTTTACCGACCCCAATTGTAATACAAGAATCTCCATGAAATTCTTGATAATAAGCCCCTGTATCTACTTTTAAAACATCTCCTGTGCGAATAACTTTACGACGGTTAGGAATCCCATGTACAACTTCATTATTAATCGAAGCACAAATAGAAGCCGGAAAACCATGATAACCTTTAAAGCTAGGTTTCGCGCCCATTTCAAGGATACGTTTTTCAGCATAAGCATCTAAATCTGCGGTTGTCATCCCCGGTTCAACCCGTTCAGAAATTTCTTTTAAGACCGTCGCAACAATTCTTGCAGATTGTCGCATCATTTCAATTTCTTGAGGAGATTTAATATAAATTCCTCGGCCACTTTTTTTAACTTGAGGAGGATTAGGTTTAACAGGTTTAGACAGAAAATCAGCCAGAATATTCATCAGGTTTAGGGTTGAGTGTGTTCGGATAAAATGCCTTTTTATAAGTTACCGTACAATATCAAGTTTTGGTTGACACTCCCACCCCTGAAGGGGATGGGATTCTTTAGGAATTTCGCCCTAAATATCCCAACAGAGACAATTGCTTGTACTCTGGGTTCTCGCCCACACGCCGTTTGCCACTTCGACTATGCTCAGTGCAAGCTTTTTGGGGCAGCGTATTATCTGACGAGCGTTCATACATTCCGACATCAAAAAGAGTCGTTTGTACTGGTTTCGACGAGTCCCGCCGTACCTTTTTCGATTTAATCATTTTGACAATATTTAACCCGTAGGTTTCTATTGCCTTAGTTTTTACATTCCTGGCAGCTTGTAAATTAGCATCATCAATATGTCCGCAATTAGTACAAATAAACTTTTCACCCTGGCGACTATTTTTATCAATGTGCTGACACTTACTACAAGTTTGACTGGTATATTTAGGATTAACTTTATACAATTTCTTGCCTGACTTCGC
This genomic window from Planktothrix serta PCC 8927 contains:
- the map gene encoding type I methionyl aminopeptidase → MNILADFLSKPVKPNPPQVKKSGRGIYIKSPQEIEMMRQSARIVATVLKEISERVEPGMTTADLDAYAEKRILEMGAKPSFKGYHGFPASICASINNEVVHGIPNRRKVIRTGDVLKVDTGAYYQEFHGDSCITIGVGKVSPEAAKLIQVAEETLYKGIEKVKAGAYLLDIAGAIQDYAEANGYKIVEEFTGHGVGRNLHEEPSVFNARTYSLPNVKLKAGMTLAIEPILNAGSRFTRILSDKWTAVTVDNSLSAQFEHTVLVTETGYEILTDRFKI